From the Plodia interpunctella isolate USDA-ARS_2022_Savannah chromosome 5, ilPloInte3.2, whole genome shotgun sequence genome, one window contains:
- the LOC128669947 gene encoding cytochrome P450 6B5-like: MLIQIVLLISIALLVFIYITRKNNEAYWTKRGVKFNDRNKITGPLWDFLTSNKPLFQILDEIYKKYRDEPAVGIGGLLTPTLLVNDATNIQHLFQTDFKSFNHRGFEVNDGDHLADNILFMNGNRWKLVRQSMTPVFTSAKLKKMFYIMDKSGKDFVDYIKDNTLRLNKDAFHSISTYCCASIGAAVFGIVSESVFDSPFLDVAKRAANLSFWTNFKFSLMILSPWLSKKLNFKIFSEHEEFFIGAMKRIIRQREQEHGQKHDFADICVSLQRSGTLKDRETGLELEPTDELLSGQAFFFFTAGVDPSAASIYACLLELGRHPEHLQKVHDEIDSTFEALGGKLTYESVMDMEYLEKVLCESLRLWPPIGNLSRQCVEDTVLPVGNIKIEKGTKVFVPVYQLHHDPKHYPDPEVFDPERFASEAARDNSIYMPFGKGNRLCVGMRFASEAARDSGVYMPFGKGNRLCVGMRFARLQVKTGLIYFLRHFTVKTEIHGDTIKFKKELVQLRPSNVDITFIPRKNVKTL; encoded by the exons atgcTTATTCAGATAGTATTGCTAATTTCAATAGCATTGTtggtgtttatttatataacgcGCAAGAATAATGAAGCATATTGGACAAAACGTGGagttaaatttaatgacaGAAACAAAATCACTGGACCCCTCTGGGATTTTTTGACATCGAACAAACCACTGTTTCAAATATtggatgaaatttataaaaaatatcgcgACGAGCCAGCTGTCGGTATTGGGGGTTTGTTAACTCCAACACTACTCGTCAACGATGCAACGAACATCCAGCACCTTTTCCAAACTGATTTCAAATCTTTCAACCATCGAGGATTTGAAGTGAATGACGGCGACCATCTGGCTgataacattttgttcatGAACGGCAATAGATGGAAACTAGTGAGACAAAGCATGACACCTGTGTTTACCAGTGCAAAACTCAAAAAGATGTTCTATATCATGGACAAGAGCGGAAAAGATTTTGTTGACTACATTAAAGACAACACATTAAGGTTAAATAAAGATGCGTTTCACTCAATTTCGACATATTGCTGTGCGTCTATTGGAGCTGCTGTGTTTGGTATAGTCTCAGAATCAGTATTTGATTCACCTTTTTTGGATGTTGCTAAAAGAGCTGCCAACTTGTCATTTTGGActaactttaaattttcattgatGATTTTAAGTCCATGGTTATccaaaaaacttaatttcaaaatattctcGGAACATGAAGAGTTTTTTATTGGTGCTATGAAAAGAATTATTCGCCAACGAGAACAAGAACACGGACAGAAACATGATTTTGCTGACATTTGCGTAAGTTTACAAAGAAGTGGTACTTTGAAAGATCGAGAGACAGGACTAGAGTTGGAGCCCACAGACGAGCTGTTGTCAGGACAAgcatttttcttcttcactgcTGGTGTAGATCCTAGTGCAGCTTCCATCTACGCTTGCTTGTTAGAATTAGGAAGACATCCTGAGCATCTCCAAAAAGTCCATGACGAGATAGACAGCACTTTCGAAGCACTCGGCGGTAAACTGACTTATGAATCAGTTATGGACATGgaatatttagaaaaagttTTATGTGAGAGTTTAAGACTGTGGCCACCAATTGGAAATTTATCGAGACAGTGTGTTGAAGACACTGTGCTACCAGTAGGAAATATCAAGATAGAGAAAGGTACTAAAGTGTTTGTGCCCGTTTATCAATTGCATCACGACCCTAAACACTATCCCGATCCAGAAGTATTTGATCCGGAGAGGTTCGCATCAGAGGCAGCTCGGGACAACAGTATCTACATGCCTTTTGGTAAGGGGAACAGACTCTGTGTTGGCATGAG GTTCGCATCAGAGGCAGCTCGGGACAGCGGTGTCTACATGCCATTTGGTAAGGGGAACAGACTCTGTGTTGGCATGAGGTTCGCTCGTCTGCAAGTCAAGACTGGACTGATATATTTCCTCCGCCACTTTACAGTGAAAACGGAGATACATGGagatacaattaaatttaagaaagaaTTAGTACAATTAAGGCCTTCTAATGTCGATATAACATTTATACctagaaaaaatgtaaaaacattgtaa
- the LOC128670069 gene encoding cytochrome P450 6B5-like, whose protein sequence is MFLSIILLLSVSCWVLIYLIGRNNENYWRKRGVKFHNKHKVAGIFGEVFTSDKPIFKVAENIYKQYCDEPAVGLGGFLTPTLLVRDETNLQHIFQTDFQSFNHRGVETSKGDLLADNLLFMRGNRWKLMRQSMTPMFTSAKLKKMFYIMDKSGKDFISYLKHNPERLNGNAYDSLTTFCCAAIGASVFGVVSESVFESPFLKVARRVVKQTFRNNLKAAILNFSPWLAKTLNIKLFSNYEDFFIGAVKRMIRQREKEHGQSHDFVDICVNLQKNGTLKDRETGLVLVPTDELLSGQAFFFFLAGVEPSATALMACLLQLGKHPDHLEKLHKEIDMVHDKLNGKLTFESVMEMEYLDKVLCESVRILPPVGLLVRQCVKNTVLPTGNIKIDEGTKIFAPVYAMHNDPKYFPNPDVFDPERFASESTYNGHMYMPFGKGNRLCIGNRFAQLQVKTGLIYFLRNFTVKTIIDGDEFKYNKKQGQVRPCNADVKFIPRKITGL, encoded by the coding sequence ATGTTCCTGTCGATAATACTATTACTTTCAGTGTCATGTTGGGTGCTCATATATCTAATAGGgagaaataatgaaaactatTGGAGGAAACGTGGAGTCAAATTCCATAATAAACACAAAGTTGCAGGTATTTTCGGCGAAGTTTTCACCTCGGACAAACCAATATTCAAAGTGgctgaaaatatttacaaacaatattgCGATGAACCAGCAGTGGGCCTTGGCGGATTCCTGACTCCTACGTTACTGGTCAGAGATGAAACAAATTTGCAGCATATTTTTCAGACCGATTTCCAGTCGTTCAATCATAGGGGAGTCGAAACCAGTAAAGGAGACCTACTGGCTGATAACCTTTTATTCATGCGCGGAAACAGATGGAAACTAATGCGTCAAAGTATGACACCCATGTTTACCAGCGCAAAACTCAAAAAGATGTTCTATATCATGGACAAGAGCggaaaagattttatttcgtaCCTAAAACATAACCCAGAAAGATTGAATGGTAATGCTTATGATTCTTTAACAACATTCTGCTGCGCAGCTATTGGAGCTTCTGTTTTTGGAGTTGTTTCAGAATCAGTTTTTGAATCGCCATTTTTGAAGGTCGCCAGAAGAGTTGTTAAACAAACATTCAGGAATAATCTGAAAGCcgcaattttaaattttagtccTTGGTTGGCTAAAACTTTGAATATTAAACTGTTTTCGAATTACGAAGACTTTTTCATTGGCGCTGTTAAGAGAATGATAAGGCAAAGAGAAAAAGAACACGGACAGTCGCATGATTTTGTTGACATTTgtgtaaatttacaaaaaaatggtACTTTAAAAGATCGGGAGACAGGACTGGTGTTGGTACCCACGGATGAGCTATTATCGGGACaagctttcttcttcttcttagccGGTGTTGAACCAAGTGCTACAGCTCTCATGGCATGTTTATTGCAATTAGGTAAACATCCTGATCATCTAGAGAAACTGCATAAAGAAATAGACATGGTCCATGATAAACTTAATGGAAAACTAACTTTTGAATCTGTAATGGAAATGGAATATTTAGACAAAGTGCTATGTGAGAGTGTAAGAATACTGCCCCCAGTTGGATTATTGGTGAGACAATGTGTTAAGAATACTGTTTTGCCTACGGGGAATATCAAAATAGATGAGGgaactaaaatatttgcaCCAGTGTATGCAATgcataatgatcctaaatattttCCGAATCCAGATGTATTTGACCCAGAGAGATTTGCTTCTGAATCAACATATAACGGCCACATGTATATGCCATTCGGAAAAGGAAATAGACTGTGCATTGGTAACAGATTTGCCCAACTGCAAGTGAAGACTGGACTGATATATTTTCTCCGTAATTTCACTGTTAAAACAATTATAGATGGAGATGagttcaaatataataaaaaacaaggaCAAGTAAGACCTTGCAATGCAGATGTTAAATTTATACCAAGAAAAATAACTGGTTTGTAA
- the LOC128670070 gene encoding cytochrome P450 6B5-like: MLVPFILLLCATCWLIIYLIGQHNEKYWKKKGLKFHQKNKVTGVFGEFLTSDKAMFKIISDIYKKYRNEPAVGIGGFLTPTLLVNDETNIQNVLQTDFNSFNHRGFEINEGDHLADNLVFMKGNRWKLVRQSMTPVFTSAKLKKMFYIMDKSGKDFVSYVKDNPEILKNQPYETVSTFCCAAIGAAVFGIVSESVFESPFLDIARRALKPSVRNALKLAIVNLSPWLSNILNIKLFSDYESFFIGAMKRLIRQREKESGQKHDFADICVSLQKNGTLKDSETGLELEPTDELLSGQAFFFFIAGVDPSAAAIYACLLQLGRHPEHLEKVHKEIDMAFDKLNGQLTFESVMEMEHLEKVLCESLRLLPPIGSLVRQCIKDTVLPIGNIKIEKGTKVFVSVYDLHNDPKYYPNPEIFDPERFASEAARNGHMYMPFGKGNRQCIGIRFARLQVKTGLIHFLRHYSVKAKIDGRELRFRKEQVQVRTSNVEIEFIPRKIKNL; encoded by the coding sequence ATGCTAGTGCCATTTATACTACTACTTTGTGCAACGTGCTGGTTGATCATTTACCTAATAGGTCAACACAATGAAAAATACTGGAAGAAAAAAGGACTGAAATTCCaccaaaaaaacaaagttacaGGTGTGTTCGGTGAATTCTTGACATCAGACAAagcaatgtttaaaattattagtgacatatataaaaaatatcgtaacGAACCGGCTGTTGGGATTGGCGGGTTCTTGACCCCAACTTTACTAGTGAACGATGAAACGAATATCCAAAATGTATTACAAACGGATTTCAATTCCTTCAACCATCGAGGTTTTGAGATCAATGAAGGAGATCATCTGGCTGATAACCTTGTGTTCATGAAAGGTAACAGATGGAAATTAGTACGGCAAAGTATGACACCCGTCTTTACCAGCGCAAAACTTAAGAAGATGTTCTACATCATGGATAAGAGCGGAAAAGACTTCGTTTCGTATGTGAAGGATAATCCAGAAATACTGAAAAACCAACCATATGAAACCGTGTCAACGTTCTGTTGCGCAGCCATCGGTGCTGCGGTGTTTGGAATTGTTTCAGAATCAGTTTTTGAATCACCATTTTTGGATATAGCTAGAAGAGCTCTCAAACCATCAGTTAGGAATGCTCTCAAACTTGCCATCGTAAATTTAAGCCCGTGGCTGTCgaatatattaaacataaaactattttcgGATTACGAATCCTTTTTCATTGGCGCAATGAAAAGGCTCATACGGCAAAGGGAAAAGGAAAGCGGACAGAAACACGATTTTGCTGACATTTGTGTTAGTTTACAGAAAAATGGTACTTTAAAGGATTCAGAAACAGGATTGGAGCTGGAACCCACAGATGAGCTGTTATCAGGACaagctttcttcttctttatagCTGGTGTTGATCCCAGCGCTGCAGCCATTTACGCCTGTTTACTGCAATTAGGGAGACATCCCGAGCACCTTGAGAAAGTCCATAAAGAAATAGACATGGCGTTTGATAAACTCAATGGTCAACTAACGTTTGAATCTGTAATGGAAATGGAACACTTAGAAAAGGTGTTGTGTGAGAGTTTGCGACTATTGCCACCCATTGGATCTTTGGTTAGGCAATGTATTAAAGACACTGTTTTACCTATAGGCAATATAAAGATAGAAAAAGGCACGAAAGTGTTTGTGTCTGTATATGATTTGCacaatgatcctaaatattatCCTAACCCAGAAATATTTGACCCGGAGAGGTTTGCATCAGAAGCAGCGCGTAATGGCCACATGTATATGCCATTTGGCAAAGGGAACAGACAGTGTATTGGAATTAGGTTCGCCCGACTTCAGGTTAAAACTGGATTGATACATTTCCTACGTCATTACAGTGTTAAAGCCAAAATAGACGGAAGAGAACTTCGATTCAGAAAAGAACAAGTGCAAGTAAGGACTTCTAACGTAGAGATTGAATTTATAccaagaaaaattaaaaacttgtaa